In Paraburkholderia aromaticivorans, a single window of DNA contains:
- a CDS encoding Rieske (2Fe-2S) protein, with amino-acid sequence MSRQIPVGSADELAPGQRKLVFVDGRSVVLFNIDGELCAVDNSCPHNGASLAGGQIEGRLLRCPAHGLRFDVSTGCMPGNGGLSLATFPIRNVAGRLELTVDDTPADRCHAQPG; translated from the coding sequence ATGTCACGCCAGATACCGGTCGGATCAGCCGATGAGCTCGCGCCAGGACAACGCAAGCTAGTCTTCGTCGACGGCCGCAGCGTCGTGCTCTTCAATATCGACGGCGAACTCTGCGCCGTCGACAACTCCTGTCCACACAATGGTGCATCGCTTGCAGGCGGCCAGATCGAAGGGCGCCTGCTTCGCTGCCCCGCCCACGGACTTCGCTTTGACGTCTCGACCGGTTGTATGCCGGGCAACGGCGGTTTGAGTCTTGCGACCTTTCCCATCCGGAACGTCGCCGGCAGGCTCGAACTCACCGTTGACGACACCCCGGCAGATCGGTGTCACGCGCAACCAGGCTGA
- a CDS encoding DsbA family oxidoreductase translates to MDGALKAEQGTAVNNNVSVTVDVHFDFVCPWCLIGKRNLDAAVSRLASLRPDVSVKVRWHSHQLLPDTPVGGVPYQAFYVARLGSPGAVAARRAQVQEAAHAAGIELAFDRIEVMPNTRAAHKLVASATATTTGAVCKRALLIDRLFTGYFMDGEDIGNPDVLERIGLACGLDAASLADHLTTSRREDNFALPRSTQADDVRGVPHFVVNSALSLSGAYSPGAIADAMLRSIGEQENR, encoded by the coding sequence ATGGACGGTGCACTGAAAGCGGAGCAGGGCACGGCAGTGAACAACAACGTGTCGGTGACGGTCGATGTCCACTTCGATTTTGTCTGCCCATGGTGCCTGATCGGCAAGCGCAATCTCGATGCTGCCGTCAGTCGCCTCGCAAGCTTGCGTCCCGACGTCAGCGTCAAGGTGCGGTGGCATTCGCATCAGTTGCTGCCCGATACGCCCGTCGGCGGGGTCCCTTATCAGGCGTTCTATGTGGCCCGTCTGGGGAGTCCGGGCGCGGTCGCTGCGCGGCGCGCACAGGTTCAGGAGGCGGCTCACGCGGCTGGCATCGAACTGGCGTTCGACAGGATCGAGGTCATGCCCAACACACGGGCAGCGCACAAACTCGTTGCCTCGGCCACTGCCACAACCACAGGCGCGGTATGTAAGCGCGCGCTTTTGATCGACCGGCTGTTCACAGGCTATTTCATGGACGGCGAAGATATCGGCAACCCGGACGTGCTTGAGCGAATTGGCCTCGCGTGCGGCCTCGACGCCGCGAGCCTCGCTGACCATCTCACGACGTCGCGGCGAGAAGACAACTTCGCGTTGCCGCGTTCTACGCAGGCTGACGACGTCAGGGGCGTGCCGCATTTCGTGGTTAATTCGGCACTGTCGCTGTCCGGGGCGTACTCGCCCGGCGCGATCGCGGATGCCATGTTGCGTTCGATCGGTGAGCAGGAGAACAGATAA
- a CDS encoding RBBP9/YdeN family alpha/beta hydrolase translates to MTLNTAPTVLIVPGLRDHVAEHWQTLLQARLPKTASVPPLEQDKLSCAARVAALDEAIAKIDGPIVLVAHSAGVMITVHWAQHHNRPIQGALLATPADLEAPMPAGYPTLDVLEEHGWLPFPRKPLPFPSILGASRNDPLAGFERAAGMAADWGSRLVDLGEVGHLNPAAGYGDWPQADTLIRELL, encoded by the coding sequence GTGACGCTCAATACCGCACCTACCGTACTTATCGTGCCTGGTCTGCGTGACCATGTCGCCGAACACTGGCAGACACTGCTGCAGGCTCGTCTTCCCAAAACGGCTTCGGTGCCGCCGCTCGAGCAGGACAAGCTCAGCTGTGCGGCGCGCGTCGCGGCGCTGGACGAGGCCATCGCGAAGATCGATGGCCCGATCGTACTGGTCGCTCACAGCGCCGGCGTCATGATTACCGTGCACTGGGCGCAGCACCACAACCGCCCGATCCAGGGCGCGCTGCTGGCCACGCCGGCGGACCTGGAAGCTCCCATGCCCGCCGGTTATCCGACGCTGGACGTGCTCGAAGAACACGGGTGGCTGCCGTTTCCGCGCAAACCGCTGCCGTTCCCGAGTATTCTCGGCGCCAGCCGCAACGATCCGCTTGCAGGGTTTGAGCGCGCTGCCGGTATGGCGGCAGACTGGGGCAGCCGTCTCGTTGACCTCGGCGAAGTCGGGCACCTGAACCCCGCGGCCGGCTATGGCGACTGGCCACAGGCGGACACCCTGATCCGCGAGCTTCTCTGA
- a CDS encoding TauD/TfdA dioxygenase family protein: MLVEQLNNAIGAELVGVKLADAIHDDGLFAEIRANLLKHRVLFLRDQDISRAEHVAFARRFGELEDHPVAGSDPEHPGLVRIYKSPDQPNDRYENAWHSDATWREAPQFGAVLRCVECPPVGGDTMWANMVLAYENLSSHVKEQIADLRARHSIEASFGAVMPIEKRHALKAQYPDAEHPVVRTHPETSEKVLFVNAFTTHLTNYHTPARVRFGQDANPGASDLLRYLISQAYIPEYQVRWRWKPNSIAIWDNRSTQHYAVMDYAPCHRKMERAGIIGDKPY, from the coding sequence ATGCTTGTCGAACAACTCAACAACGCCATTGGCGCCGAACTGGTGGGCGTCAAGCTCGCCGACGCGATCCACGACGATGGCCTCTTTGCCGAGATCCGGGCGAACCTGCTCAAGCACCGTGTCCTGTTCCTGCGCGATCAGGACATTAGCCGTGCTGAGCATGTTGCTTTCGCGCGCCGCTTCGGTGAGCTGGAGGACCACCCGGTCGCGGGCAGCGATCCAGAGCATCCGGGCCTCGTGCGAATCTACAAGTCGCCGGATCAGCCCAATGACCGCTACGAAAACGCGTGGCATTCGGACGCCACGTGGCGCGAAGCCCCGCAGTTTGGCGCCGTGCTGCGCTGCGTGGAATGCCCGCCCGTCGGCGGCGACACGATGTGGGCGAACATGGTGCTCGCGTATGAGAACCTGTCCTCGCACGTGAAGGAGCAGATCGCCGACCTGCGCGCACGCCACAGCATCGAAGCGAGCTTCGGTGCCGTGATGCCGATCGAGAAGCGGCATGCCTTGAAAGCCCAGTATCCCGACGCCGAACATCCGGTCGTGCGCACGCACCCCGAGACGAGCGAGAAAGTGCTGTTTGTCAATGCGTTCACCACGCACTTGACGAACTACCACACGCCGGCGCGCGTGCGCTTTGGCCAGGACGCCAATCCCGGCGCGTCCGATCTGCTGCGTTATCTGATCAGCCAGGCGTACATCCCGGAGTACCAGGTGCGCTGGCGCTGGAAGCCGAACAGCATCGCAATATGGGACAACCGCTCCACGCAACACTACGCCGTGATGGATTACGCGCCGTGCCATCGAAAGATGGAGCGAGCTGGAATTATTGGCGACAAGCCGTACTAA